One window of the Flavobacteriaceae bacterium YJPT1-3 genome contains the following:
- the kynU gene encoding kynureninase, giving the protein MPETTFYTTDRSFALEQDGEDTLARFRESFHLPKDASRNPLLYFCGNSLGLQPKTTAQYIQQELDDWARLGVEGHFEALNPWMPYHESLSKSMANIVGAKPREVVVMNTLTTNLHLMMVSFYRPTDKRFKIVVEADAFPSDKYAVRSQIEHHGYDADDGLLLWKPREGEELCRMEDLEAIFEAQGDQIALVMIGTTNYYSGQAFPIKEITQLGHRHGAKVGFDLAHGVGNIQPDLHAAGPDFAVWCSYKYLNSGPGSLAGCFVHERHAHDKNLNRFAGWWGHNKETRFNMRYEFDPLPGAEGWQLSNPPILSMAAVKASLDLFAQAGMDKLRQKSVQLTGYLEYLIHQLDNDRVHIITPADPEQRGCQLSIQVKDADRTLHNKLTEAGVISDWREPDVIRLAPAPFYTRFVDVYDVVERLKQLL; this is encoded by the coding sequence ATGCCGGAAACTACCTTCTATACGACCGATCGATCCTTTGCGTTGGAGCAGGATGGAGAAGATACTTTAGCTCGCTTTCGCGAAAGCTTCCACCTGCCCAAAGACGCCTCAAGAAATCCCCTTCTTTATTTCTGCGGCAACTCCCTAGGCTTACAACCCAAAACCACCGCTCAGTACATCCAGCAAGAGCTGGACGATTGGGCACGGTTGGGCGTGGAAGGACATTTTGAGGCCCTCAATCCCTGGATGCCTTACCACGAAAGTCTATCCAAGTCCATGGCTAACATCGTAGGTGCTAAACCCCGGGAAGTGGTCGTCATGAACACCCTAACGACTAATTTACACCTGATGATGGTGAGTTTTTACCGCCCTACAGATAAGCGCTTTAAAATCGTAGTGGAAGCGGATGCCTTCCCTTCCGATAAGTATGCGGTACGCTCGCAGATCGAACATCACGGCTATGATGCTGACGACGGACTCCTACTCTGGAAACCGCGAGAAGGGGAAGAACTGTGCCGTATGGAAGATCTCGAAGCGATATTTGAAGCACAAGGAGATCAGATCGCTCTGGTTATGATCGGCACCACCAACTATTACTCCGGTCAGGCATTCCCCATTAAAGAAATCACCCAGTTAGGGCATCGACACGGCGCTAAAGTAGGCTTCGACCTGGCCCACGGGGTGGGGAATATCCAGCCGGATCTACATGCCGCCGGACCTGATTTTGCGGTTTGGTGCTCTTACAAATACCTCAACTCCGGACCCGGTAGTCTGGCCGGATGCTTTGTGCATGAGCGGCATGCCCACGACAAGAATCTGAATCGCTTTGCGGGCTGGTGGGGCCACAACAAAGAAACCCGTTTTAACATGCGCTACGAGTTCGACCCCCTGCCCGGTGCCGAAGGCTGGCAATTGAGCAATCCGCCTATCCTCTCCATGGCGGCGGTGAAGGCTTCATTGGATCTTTTCGCGCAAGCGGGCATGGACAAGCTCCGTCAAAAATCAGTTCAACTCACGGGCTATCTGGAGTATTTGATCCACCAACTCGACAATGACCGTGTTCACATCATCACCCCCGCCGATCCCGAGCAACGCGGCTGCCAACTCTCCATACAAGTGAAAGATGCAGATAGAACACTGCACAACAAGCTGACCGAAGCCGGCGTGATCTCCGACTGGCGGGAACCCGACGTCATCCGCCTCGCTCCGGCTCCCTTTTACACCCGTTTTGTGGATGTATATGACGTAGTGGAACGTTTAAAACAACTGCTCTAG
- a CDS encoding DUF1648 domain-containing protein — translation MNAAGKSNTVYFAMSWMCALLMILLVIFYWNQLPETIPTHFNGLGEPDGYGRKCTLFLLIIIGLGLTGMMQYFHGNKELWQIKAHRQGANNEQKLTLTREMLAQLTLLVAAVFLYIVYGSIQVALENWEGLGTYFLFLFLGLTAGVLVIYFIRLYRSM, via the coding sequence ATGAATGCCGCCGGAAAGTCAAATACGGTCTATTTCGCGATGAGCTGGATGTGCGCATTGCTGATGATCCTGCTCGTGATCTTCTACTGGAATCAATTGCCAGAGACCATTCCCACCCACTTCAACGGCCTGGGAGAACCGGATGGTTACGGCCGGAAGTGCACCCTTTTTCTGTTAATCATTATCGGATTGGGTCTGACCGGGATGATGCAGTATTTTCATGGCAATAAGGAACTTTGGCAGATTAAAGCACATCGCCAGGGGGCTAACAATGAACAGAAATTAACGCTTACTCGGGAAATGTTGGCGCAACTTACACTGCTGGTAGCAGCCGTCTTTCTTTACATTGTCTATGGCTCCATTCAAGTGGCCCTGGAGAATTGGGAGGGACTCGGTACTTATTTTCTATTTCTTTTCCTGGGTCTGACCGCTGGGGTTTTGGTGATCTACTTCATTCGACTCTATCGATCCATGTAA
- a CDS encoding FMN-binding negative transcriptional regulator: MYIPELYKNDDQEEIREFLKANAFGILVSQQNGRSLATHIPLELITEDGTDLLHAHISKENPQWHNFEDGMEVLCIFQGPHSYISSSWYDFPEVPTWNYTAVHVYGTLRMIKGKRLYERVRMLVDKYEAASACPVVMDELPKEVLRQMQGIVGFEIDITEIHAAKKMSQNRDDHNLKNIVEQLHQSGDPMRQQVAETMKETRKQNKKKEF, from the coding sequence ATGTACATCCCTGAACTCTATAAAAATGACGATCAGGAGGAGATACGCGAGTTTCTCAAGGCGAATGCGTTTGGTATTCTGGTCTCTCAACAAAACGGTCGTTCTCTGGCCACCCACATTCCACTCGAACTCATCACAGAGGACGGAACGGACCTACTACACGCCCATATTTCCAAGGAGAATCCGCAATGGCATAATTTTGAGGATGGTATGGAGGTGTTGTGTATCTTTCAAGGTCCCCACAGCTACATTTCCTCCTCCTGGTACGATTTTCCGGAGGTACCCACCTGGAATTATACGGCGGTACATGTGTACGGTACTCTGCGCATGATCAAAGGAAAAAGACTGTACGAGCGGGTACGGATGCTGGTGGATAAATACGAAGCGGCTTCGGCCTGCCCGGTGGTGATGGATGAGCTCCCTAAGGAAGTGTTGCGACAGATGCAGGGTATTGTTGGTTTTGAAATCGACATCACAGAGATCCATGCCGCCAAAAAAATGTCCCAAAACCGAGATGATCACAATCTAAAGAACATTGTGGAGCAGCTTCATCAAAGTGGAGACCCCATGCGACAGCAGGTGGCCGAAACCATGAAGGAAACCCGAAAACAAAATAAAAAGAAAGAATTTTGA
- a CDS encoding carboxymuconolactone decarboxylase family protein produces the protein MNTFNVPTRNQVNSTNQGIFDQLEKAVGFVPNLFATYALSDNALQNYLNLSNAKTSLKAKEKEVVNLAVSQVNNCIYCLSAHTAIGKMNGFTEEQILEIRSGRATFDSKLDALARLAKNITENRGKTNAEIVDNFLNAGWTQENLVDTIVLVGDKTISNYLHNTTRVPVDFPVAEPLEAELV, from the coding sequence ATGAACACATTTAATGTACCCACCCGTAACCAGGTCAATTCCACCAACCAAGGCATTTTTGACCAGCTTGAAAAAGCCGTAGGCTTTGTACCCAATCTTTTTGCGACCTATGCCTTAAGTGATAACGCACTTCAGAACTACCTGAATTTATCGAACGCTAAGACCTCACTGAAAGCGAAAGAAAAAGAAGTGGTGAATCTGGCGGTCAGTCAGGTGAACAACTGTATCTATTGTCTTTCGGCCCACACCGCCATTGGAAAAATGAACGGCTTTACTGAGGAGCAGATTTTGGAAATCCGCAGTGGACGTGCCACTTTTGACTCTAAATTAGATGCCTTGGCCCGTCTGGCTAAAAACATCACTGAGAACCGCGGCAAGACTAATGCTGAAATTGTCGATAATTTTTTAAACGCCGGATGGACCCAGGAAAACCTGGTAGACACTATCGTTTTGGTAGGCGATAAAACCATCTCTAACTATCTGCACAACACCACCCGGGTACCGGTCGATTTTCCAGTAGCAGAACCCCTCGAAGCCGAGTTGGTCTAG
- a CDS encoding SDR family oxidoreductase has product MNLELRHKNALVCGSTAGIGKATALMLAQEGANVTLLARNEDKLKAVLQELATTGGQQHGYVVADFNHPEQVKEAVEKRLGTIGAIHILVNNTGGPAAGPVYEASLDAFAKAFTQHLQCNQILAQTVIPGMKKAGYGRIINVISTSVKQPLDGLGVSNTIRGAVANWSKTLANEMGPFGITVNNVLPGATATGRLAEIIENKAKKSGGNEEEVSAKMKSSVPAQRFAEPEELASAISFLASARAAYINGINLPVDGGRTKCL; this is encoded by the coding sequence ATGAACTTAGAACTACGTCATAAAAATGCACTAGTCTGCGGCAGTACCGCCGGAATAGGAAAAGCGACGGCACTAATGCTGGCGCAGGAAGGCGCCAATGTAACCTTACTGGCGCGCAATGAAGACAAACTAAAAGCCGTATTGCAGGAACTGGCCACTACCGGGGGACAACAGCATGGCTATGTGGTAGCCGACTTCAATCATCCGGAACAGGTGAAGGAGGCTGTAGAAAAGCGACTGGGCACCATTGGCGCCATCCACATTCTGGTTAACAACACCGGAGGACCGGCAGCGGGACCCGTCTATGAGGCTTCTTTAGATGCTTTCGCGAAAGCGTTCACCCAGCACCTGCAGTGCAATCAAATACTGGCTCAAACCGTGATCCCGGGCATGAAGAAAGCAGGTTACGGTCGCATCATCAATGTGATCTCCACCTCAGTCAAGCAACCCTTAGATGGATTGGGCGTTTCCAATACCATTCGCGGGGCGGTCGCCAATTGGAGCAAGACCCTGGCTAATGAAATGGGCCCATTCGGCATTACGGTCAATAATGTCCTTCCCGGAGCAACCGCCACCGGGCGTCTGGCAGAGATCATTGAAAATAAAGCCAAGAAGAGCGGTGGAAACGAGGAAGAAGTAAGTGCAAAAATGAAATCGAGCGTTCCCGCCCAGCGTTTTGCAGAACCGGAAGAACTCGCTAGTGCCATCAGCTTTCTGGCCAGTGCTCGAGCGGCCTACATCAACGGCATTAACCTACCCGTAGACGGAGGACGCACCAAATGCTTATAA
- a CDS encoding pirin family protein, translated as MSNTSLIIEERSRDIGDFLVGRLLPFRKKRMVGPFIFIDHMGPTTLKPGQWMDVDQHPHIGLSTLTFLLEGALQHQDSLGTNVRIAPGSVNWMTAGRGVTHTERTPQDIRETGEPLDMHGYQIWVALPKEKEQMEPEFHHLDAAELPQWEERGAQYTLVAGSAFAKASPLPVHSPLFMVEIVATQDHTLDASEGLEGEIGVCVVTGSVVACDQTVEAGHLLVSKTEDACKITVTKGSHIFLFGGPAFPEERFIHWNFVSSKKEIIEQAKADWKAKKFPKVPDDSTYVPLPERR; from the coding sequence ATGTCTAACACCAGTCTGATCATTGAAGAGCGTTCCCGCGATATTGGCGACTTCCTCGTAGGTCGGCTGCTACCCTTTCGTAAGAAGCGTATGGTAGGTCCCTTTATCTTTATCGATCATATGGGTCCCACTACTCTTAAACCGGGGCAATGGATGGACGTAGATCAGCATCCACACATCGGGCTTTCTACCCTTACCTTTTTACTGGAAGGTGCGCTTCAACATCAGGACAGCCTGGGTACCAATGTCCGTATCGCACCGGGTTCAGTCAACTGGATGACGGCCGGCCGGGGCGTTACGCATACCGAACGCACTCCGCAGGACATCCGCGAAACGGGTGAACCCCTCGACATGCATGGCTATCAGATCTGGGTGGCCCTGCCCAAAGAAAAAGAACAAATGGAACCGGAATTCCATCATCTGGACGCGGCGGAGCTGCCGCAGTGGGAGGAACGCGGCGCTCAGTACACACTGGTTGCCGGGTCCGCTTTCGCGAAAGCGAGTCCATTGCCGGTTCACTCTCCCCTATTTATGGTAGAGATCGTGGCCACTCAGGACCATACGTTGGATGCCAGTGAGGGATTGGAAGGCGAGATCGGGGTCTGCGTGGTTACCGGATCGGTTGTGGCCTGCGATCAAACCGTGGAAGCGGGCCATCTGTTGGTCAGCAAAACCGAGGATGCCTGCAAGATCACGGTGACCAAAGGCTCCCATATTTTCCTGTTTGGTGGACCTGCCTTTCCGGAAGAGCGCTTCATCCACTGGAACTTTGTTTCTTCCAAAAAGGAGATCATTGAACAGGCGAAAGCCGACTGGAAAGCTAAAAAATTTCCGAAAGTCCCCGATGATTCCACCTATGTTCCCCTTCCGGAACGCCGATAA
- a CDS encoding GNAT family N-acetyltransferase — translation MQLKVTDNADGKRFEAQVDDRLILLEYIKTKELFFLTHTEVPPALEGQGYGFAMVEAVLPMVEDSGLKLAPLCPFVVAYIKRHPEWKRIVSEKYNLG, via the coding sequence ATGCAATTAAAGGTTACCGATAATGCCGATGGCAAACGCTTTGAAGCCCAAGTGGACGATCGACTCATCCTTTTGGAATACATCAAAACCAAAGAACTCTTTTTCCTGACCCACACCGAGGTGCCTCCGGCTCTGGAAGGCCAGGGCTATGGCTTTGCTATGGTAGAGGCGGTGTTGCCCATGGTGGAAGACAGCGGACTGAAACTGGCTCCCCTTTGTCCTTTTGTAGTGGCCTACATCAAGCGGCATCCGGAATGGAAGCGCATTGTTTCGGAAAAGTATAATCTAGGCTAA
- a CDS encoding aldehyde dehydrogenase has translation MDLQNYINGNWQDPALDHWLDTIEPATGQVYGRIPDSTEQDVARAVEAAQEAFPKWSNTPVEKRSALLLAIAQGIEDRMEELAQAESRDNGKPLHLARQVDIPRAASNFRFFAHAITQFSSESHESVGRQSINFTLRQPLGVVGCISPWNLPLYLFTWKIAPALAAGNCVVAKPSEVTPLTAYLLSQICQTAGLPAGVLNIVHGQGASTGQAIVEHPEIKAISFTGGTSTGAHIARTAAPLFKKLSLELGGKNPNIIFADCDYEDMLATTLRSSFANQGQICLCGSRIFVERSIYAQFKADFVDRVKQLVVGDPKEASSDLGAVVSQAHRDKVLKYMEQAENYGGKVLCGGEKARVPGKENGFYIQPTVIEVESNDCPLNQEEIFGPLVTLMPFDTEEEVIEFANGVRYGLSATVWTSHLDRAMRMSKALESGIVWINTWMNRDLRTPFGGMKDSGVGREGGLEALRFFTEAKNVCIQYK, from the coding sequence ATGGATCTCCAGAACTACATCAATGGCAACTGGCAAGATCCGGCGTTGGATCATTGGCTGGATACTATCGAGCCGGCCACAGGGCAGGTCTACGGGCGTATTCCGGATAGTACTGAGCAGGATGTCGCCCGAGCCGTGGAGGCTGCTCAAGAAGCTTTTCCGAAATGGTCCAATACGCCTGTGGAGAAACGAAGTGCGCTGTTGCTGGCCATTGCTCAGGGCATAGAAGACCGGATGGAAGAATTGGCGCAAGCCGAAAGTCGGGACAACGGCAAACCGCTGCATCTGGCACGTCAGGTGGACATTCCCAGAGCGGCTAGCAACTTTCGATTTTTCGCCCATGCCATCACCCAGTTTTCCAGTGAAAGCCACGAGAGTGTGGGGAGACAAAGCATCAATTTCACCCTGCGTCAACCCCTAGGAGTGGTAGGCTGTATCAGTCCGTGGAACCTCCCCCTCTACCTCTTCACCTGGAAGATCGCTCCGGCCCTGGCGGCAGGCAATTGCGTGGTGGCAAAGCCCAGTGAGGTTACCCCCCTGACGGCCTATCTGCTTTCGCAGATCTGCCAGACCGCCGGCCTGCCGGCGGGCGTGCTCAATATTGTGCACGGTCAGGGGGCAAGTACAGGACAAGCCATTGTGGAGCATCCCGAGATCAAAGCGATCAGTTTTACGGGAGGCACCAGTACCGGAGCCCATATCGCGAGGACAGCCGCCCCGCTGTTTAAAAAATTATCCCTGGAATTGGGGGGCAAAAATCCCAACATCATCTTTGCCGATTGTGATTATGAAGACATGCTCGCGACCACACTGCGCTCCTCCTTTGCTAATCAAGGCCAGATCTGCCTGTGTGGGAGTCGGATCTTCGTAGAGCGCTCCATCTATGCCCAATTCAAAGCTGATTTTGTGGACCGGGTCAAGCAGTTAGTCGTAGGCGACCCCAAAGAAGCAAGCAGCGACCTGGGTGCCGTGGTCTCTCAAGCGCATCGGGATAAAGTACTGAAATACATGGAGCAAGCCGAAAACTATGGTGGGAAGGTGCTCTGTGGTGGGGAGAAAGCCCGGGTTCCGGGTAAGGAAAATGGATTTTATATACAGCCCACCGTGATCGAAGTGGAAAGCAATGATTGCCCACTTAATCAGGAAGAAATCTTTGGACCCCTGGTTACGCTGATGCCTTTCGATACAGAAGAAGAAGTCATTGAGTTTGCTAATGGCGTCCGCTACGGCCTATCGGCAACAGTCTGGACCTCTCATTTGGATCGGGCCATGCGCATGAGCAAAGCTCTTGAGAGTGGTATCGTCTGGATCAACACCTGGATGAATCGGGACCTGCGCACACCCTTTGGAGGCATGAAAGACAGCGGTGTGGGCCGTGAGGGCGGACTCGAAGCCTTGCGCTTCTTTACAGAGGCCAAAAACGTTTGTATACAGTATAAATAA
- a CDS encoding MFS transporter yields the protein MIFFTPMHSLGLILQRKRYFAPVWVFASLNIMMGTWVLHIPRIKEKLGIDDGELGVALFCYALGILFAITFASRIIKAIGVGRSTLIGILSFAVLFLVPVSVNEYYLLCGSLLITGIASSFTDIAMNALVSDIEVEDEINFMSAAHGFFSLGGVIGAGIGSLFIEKIDVSLYHMAGAAVVVVITNLLLAKSYLNIWSPVQEGEGKLIFSLFKPLLGLTLIALIVMGSEGSIEQWSKLYLEDVMEVSREWVAGLGFVIFSATMTTGRFFGDAVSSRFGSLRIIIAGCALSFLGYLGILSGMMILCFVGFGLVGLGFSVVIPELFRLAGKTKGVSSSEGISFVAGFGFVGFMAAPASMGFLADWSSLRLSYTVLAMACAVAFLIGLVLLRKK from the coding sequence TTGATATTTTTTACGCCCATGCACTCCCTCGGACTCATCTTACAACGCAAACGCTATTTCGCTCCGGTCTGGGTATTCGCTTCTCTGAATATCATGATGGGGACCTGGGTACTTCACATTCCGCGCATCAAAGAGAAATTGGGTATTGATGATGGCGAATTGGGAGTGGCGCTATTTTGCTATGCACTGGGGATTCTATTTGCGATCACTTTTGCCAGCCGCATCATCAAGGCCATAGGTGTGGGGCGCTCTACGCTGATCGGGATCCTCAGTTTTGCGGTACTTTTTTTGGTACCGGTGAGTGTCAACGAGTACTACCTCCTATGCGGTAGCCTGCTGATCACGGGTATCGCTTCCAGCTTTACCGACATTGCCATGAACGCTCTGGTCTCTGACATCGAAGTGGAAGATGAGATCAACTTTATGAGTGCAGCCCACGGCTTTTTTAGCCTGGGAGGAGTCATAGGTGCCGGTATAGGCAGCCTGTTTATCGAAAAGATAGACGTATCACTTTATCATATGGCCGGAGCCGCGGTCGTGGTGGTCATTACCAATTTGTTGCTGGCCAAAAGCTACCTGAACATCTGGAGTCCGGTGCAGGAAGGCGAAGGAAAATTGATTTTTTCACTGTTTAAACCCTTGTTGGGTCTGACCCTGATCGCCTTGATCGTAATGGGTAGCGAGGGTTCTATTGAGCAATGGAGCAAACTGTATCTGGAAGATGTGATGGAGGTGAGCCGAGAGTGGGTGGCCGGACTGGGTTTTGTCATCTTTAGTGCTACCATGACCACCGGTCGCTTTTTTGGTGATGCGGTCAGCAGCCGCTTTGGTTCGCTGCGTATCATCATTGCCGGCTGTGCGCTCTCCTTTTTAGGCTATCTGGGCATACTTTCCGGAATGATGATCCTCTGCTTTGTGGGCTTTGGATTGGTGGGCCTTGGATTTTCAGTAGTGATCCCAGAATTGTTTCGTCTGGCCGGAAAAACCAAGGGGGTCTCCTCCAGTGAAGGCATCTCTTTTGTGGCCGGTTTTGGCTTTGTAGGCTTTATGGCCGCTCCGGCCAGTATGGGCTTTCTGGCTGATTGGTCCAGTCTGCGATTGAGCTATACGGTGTTGGCCATGGCCTGTGCCGTGGCCTTTCTAATCGGCTTGGTTTTGTTGAGGAAAAAATAG
- a CDS encoding NAD(P)/FAD-dependent oxidoreductase, giving the protein MLKKDHILIIGAGLCGSLLALRMAQRGYRITLMEKRPDMRAVHQDAGRSINLAFSARGMKGIKLVGLEKEVTKLCIPMLGRMIHDPQGNTLFSPYSGRQDEYINSISRTDLNIMLLNALEAFDNVDLRFNQSCKKVDLEAAGAAFEDYNTKEQVTIQADVILGADGAGSAVRKSMFNHKKFLFSYAQDYLTHGYKELTIPPTADGGYRTEKGALHIWPRGEDMLIALPNLDGSFTVTLFLPYSDSDYCFDNLNSAERVNDYFAKEFPDALALMPDLATEFFENPTGPLGTIKCSPWHAYGKVCLLGDAAHAIVPFYGQGMNASFEDVVVFDGILEEYEGDWDQVFGHYQKARKKDTDAIADLAVDNFHEMKEHTASPLFQAKRKLETAFEKEFPADYYSKYSLVTFKGDLPYAEAMRRGRAQDKAILNLLDEGALPDSLSRKQQLDKVLAETEAILNEDALINNLK; this is encoded by the coding sequence ATGCTAAAAAAAGATCATATTTTAATCATCGGTGCCGGTCTCTGTGGTTCCCTACTCGCCCTGCGTATGGCGCAGCGGGGCTATCGCATTACTTTGATGGAAAAGCGTCCCGACATGCGAGCCGTCCATCAGGATGCCGGTCGCTCCATCAACCTTGCCTTTTCCGCTCGGGGCATGAAGGGAATTAAACTGGTGGGCCTGGAGAAGGAAGTCACTAAATTATGCATTCCTATGTTGGGCCGTATGATCCACGATCCTCAAGGGAATACGCTGTTTAGTCCCTACAGTGGTCGGCAAGATGAATACATCAACAGCATCAGCAGGACCGATTTGAACATCATGTTGCTCAATGCATTGGAAGCTTTTGACAATGTGGATTTACGCTTTAATCAAAGCTGCAAAAAAGTCGATCTGGAGGCGGCCGGCGCTGCTTTTGAAGACTACAACACCAAAGAACAGGTCACCATTCAAGCCGATGTGATCCTGGGGGCTGACGGGGCGGGTTCAGCCGTGCGTAAAAGCATGTTTAATCACAAGAAATTCCTGTTCAGCTACGCGCAGGACTACCTTACCCACGGCTACAAAGAATTGACCATTCCCCCCACTGCAGACGGTGGCTACCGCACCGAAAAAGGAGCCCTACACATCTGGCCCCGGGGCGAAGACATGCTCATTGCCCTGCCCAACCTGGATGGGAGCTTTACGGTCACCTTATTCTTACCCTACTCCGACAGCGACTACTGCTTTGACAACCTCAACAGCGCAGAGCGGGTAAACGATTACTTTGCAAAGGAGTTCCCGGATGCGCTGGCCTTAATGCCAGACTTAGCTACTGAGTTCTTTGAGAATCCCACCGGCCCCCTGGGGACCATTAAATGCTCCCCCTGGCATGCCTATGGTAAGGTCTGTCTGTTGGGCGATGCCGCCCACGCCATTGTCCCATTTTACGGCCAGGGCATGAATGCCAGTTTTGAAGATGTGGTGGTCTTCGACGGCATTTTAGAGGAATACGAAGGCGACTGGGATCAGGTGTTCGGTCACTATCAAAAAGCCCGCAAAAAAGACACGGATGCTATTGCCGATCTGGCCGTGGATAATTTTCACGAGATGAAAGAACATACGGCCAGTCCATTATTTCAGGCCAAGCGCAAGCTGGAGACAGCCTTCGAAAAGGAGTTCCCTGCCGACTACTACAGCAAGTACAGCCTGGTCACTTTTAAAGGAGATCTCCCGTATGCGGAGGCCATGCGTCGAGGTCGGGCTCAGGACAAGGCTATTCTCAATCTATTGGATGAGGGCGCATTGCCTGATTCGCTTTCGCGAAAGCAACAACTGGATAAAGTCTTAGCAGAAACCGAGGCCATTCTTAACGAAGATGCCTTAATCAATAATCTAAAGTAA
- a CDS encoding RidA family protein, with protein MKGKLVEGKATPRGAYPHVKRVGDFIFISGTSSRLPDNTFAGVRQVDEMGSMELDVREQTRAVLENIKDYLATENATLADVVDVTSFLVNMNDFAGYNEVYAEYFNKETGPARTTVAVHQLPHPNLVVEIKAMAYKPL; from the coding sequence ATGAAAGGAAAATTGGTAGAAGGAAAAGCCACTCCCCGGGGTGCATATCCACACGTCAAACGCGTTGGCGACTTTATATTCATTTCAGGAACGAGTTCGCGACTGCCGGACAACACCTTTGCCGGAGTACGACAGGTGGATGAAATGGGCAGCATGGAATTGGATGTACGCGAACAAACACGAGCGGTACTGGAGAATATCAAGGATTATCTCGCCACCGAAAATGCCACCCTGGCTGATGTAGTGGATGTCACCTCTTTTTTGGTCAATATGAACGATTTTGCCGGCTACAATGAAGTGTACGCCGAATATTTCAATAAAGAAACCGGACCGGCACGGACGACCGTAGCAGTCCATCAGCTTCCCCATCCCAATCTGGTGGTGGAGATCAAAGCCATGGCGTATAAACCGCTGTGA